TCCGCCGGTGAGCACGGACAGGAACTGGTCCAGCCCCAGCAATACGTTCCAGATATAGCGCCGCATGGTTCACGCCCCGAGGATTTCGGCCGCCCGTCCGGCGGCGATGAGCCCGGCGGCCTCCATGCGCTGCACCGCGTTGACGGTCCGTGCATCGTCGGTGCGGATGGCCGTTGCCGCGCGCCACTCTTCCCAGAAGAGCCCCACGTTGGGGTCCGAGAACTCAAGACCTTTGAGCAGCACCAGCTCGGCCTCGGTGAAGCGGGCTAGGAACTCCAGGCGCGTCATCTCGCGGGAGACGGGCGGAGCGTTTTCTCCCCACGGCGCGTTCATGAAGTCCAGGCACTGCTGCCATGTCGTGGGACCGTTGAGGACGTGGACAGCCCCGTCCGCCTCGTAGACCAGTACAGGATAGCACCCGAACCCTGGGCACGCGGCTACGGCCTTGGCGTGGTCGGAGATGAGGCGCACGGGCTGACCAGAAACAACAACGTCGGTGTCGTCTTTGTCAGGCTCCTGGAGTCCAAGCGATGCAAGAAAATCCCGCGAAACGCCGTCGACCGGATTATGAAGGATGGTGATGCTCATATTAGATGTCCCATGCGATGAAGGTACTGGTGTCGGCCTTGCCCGCGCCTCCCGGGAGAGTCGAGGTGGCGTTTTGGTTATAGCCAAGACCGCCGTTAGCCTGGACCGTGGGGGAGCCCGTCACGGTACCGCCGGTAAGCAGTTTCGCGCGGCCCCCGCCTATACCGCCAAAACCCCAGACTCCCGGCAAGGTGGCCCGCTGCGGAGTGTTTGCGGACACTGTAAAACCAGGGCCTACCGTAAGGGTTCCAGCGACGGCGACAATTACAATCCCCGAAGGACTTCCTTGGCGGGTGTAATCATGAGACCAACTACCTCCCCCTGAGAGATAATGACCAGAAAATCCGCCGCGCCAGGACCTCGCCTTCTCGCCATCAGCCAGGGCATAGGGGTTGTTTATGGACTGCCAAAAGCTTCCAGTACAGCCTCCGCCGGGTCCATTTGCACCTGCCCCGGGACCTCCGCCCTGGTAGAAACCAGGGCCACCGCCAGCATATGTTCCCGCTCCGGCCGCCCCAAGCTGCGTTTTGTCCACAATAAGGTTTGTGCCGGGCGTGATGCTGCCGAACACCGTAGGAGAAAGGTCTTTCCAGAGTTGCGGATCACCAACGAAGTAGTTCTTCTCCCGGACCATGTTCATGATTGCGGCCTGGGACACCATGTCAGACGACAGTGAAAGCGCCTTGGGAATGCTAATGTCGTAGTTTTCCCAGTCCTTGTTGACGCTCGCCATGCCATCCATGTGAATTTTGGAGGCGCTTCCGGTGACAGTCACGTTGCCAAGGAAGAGGCAGAACAGGCCACGGCATTTGTTCAGCACCGTAATCGTCGCGCCGTTGAGGGTCACGTCCTTGTCCCAGACGGCAACGTGCATGGGGCCATCAAGCTCGCTGGGAAGCTGAAGCGTCCCCGTGACGCTCGTTTCGGTGCGCTTGTTATAGAGCGCGGCGAGCTTCGCCAGACCATCGCCAGCCTGTGACAGGGTGAGCACCTGGGACCAGGGCTGGAGAGCCCCGCCGTCAGCGCCCCCGCCTTTGAATGCGTACAGACTCATGCCATCCCCCTAGAGCGGCGCGACTTCGGCGGTTAGGTCGATGCGCTTGCCTGCGGCCACCGCGACCTTGGCGCGCACGCGCAGGGCCTCGCCCGGGGCCAGGGTGAGCGCCCGGCCCAGGTTGAGGGGGTCCATGAGGTCCGTCCAGGCGGTCGAACCGTCGGTGCCGGACCCGGCCGGGACCTGGACCTCGCCCAGCACGTAGTCCGCGCCCGAGAGACGCCGGGCGAACTGGAGGGTGGTTGCAATCGCGCAGTCGCTGGCGGCGCGCAGGCGGCCCAGGAGCACGCCATTGCCGCCTGATGCCTCGGAGGCGGCTTCGTAGAACGTGACGAACGCCGCGAAGTCGGTGTCCATGAGTGCGTGCGCCGCCGTGGTGGCAGGCAGGCCGGGGAAGGCAGGGGTAGAGCCCATGGTGATCTCCTAGAAATCTCCGAAATACGTGTAGCGTTCGGCCAGGGTGAGGGCCGAGCCCGCGCCGCCGTTGGAGCTGCCCTCGCCGGGAGGCCCCTGCGGCCCCTCCGGGCCACGTGCGCCGACCGGCCCTTGCGGACCTTCGGGGCCTTGCTCCCCTTGCGGCCCCTGGGGGCCTTGCGCGCCCTGGTCGCCCTTGTCCCCCTTCGGCCCGGCGAGGCCCTGCGGCCCGGTGACGGGCGTGGTGACGTGGGGGCCGACGATCACGGTGCAGGGGGCGTCGGGCACGGCCACGAACCGGACGAACCCGCCCACGGACAGGCTCCAGGAGCTGCCAAGGGAGCCCAGACCGTTGGGGAACAGCGCCAGCACCGCCTCGCCGTGGGCATCGGTGACGCCCTCCGCCAGTCCCGGGACCTCCATGCCCTGGTAACGCTCCTGGGCCGTCAGGGACGCCTTGACGGCGGCCCCCTGCACGGGCTGCCCCTGGCCGTCCAGGTAACGGACGGTGACGACCGCCGTGGGGATGGCGCTCACGCCTGCCCCGGCGCGGGCCAGGTCAGGGAGTCCAGCACGGCCTGGACGGCCTCCGGGCTCGCGGCCTCGCGGACCTGCTTCTTGGCGGCCAGGCGGGCAGCCTCGATGGCTGCCCCGATGGAGTGCCACGCCTGGGACATGGCCAGGATAGTCTCGGCCACCTCGCGCGGCGTCGCGCCGGTGATGCCCACCTCGCCCGCGATGAGCGGATAGTCCGCCGCAACGGGCTCCGAGGCGGCCAGGAACGCCCGGGCCTGGGCTTCCTTGGCCATGTAGGTCATGGCGCGCCCGGCGGAGAGACTCATGTAAGGCGAGAGCTGCTGGTCGGCCTGGGCGTCGATGACCGCCTCGGCATAGGCCGTCACGGCGGCCATGTCCGGCTGCCAGTCCTGGCCGCTCCAGACGTGAAAGCGCGTGGGCGGCGCGGCGAGGGTGCAGCCTTCGGGCAGCGGCCCCAGCGACTGGACGGCCAGGGGCTGTCGGGTGGCCGTGCCCCAGGCGATCTTGCCCCGGTGGTCCTCCACCACGCGCCAGGCGTTGGCCTGGGCGTCGAACACTGCGGCCTGGCCGTCGCCGGTCTCGGGCGGGGCTACGGCGGTGCAGTTGGCCGGGAAGAGGTAGTTGGGGCTGCCGTCCTCCTGTTGCGGGCGCGCGGGCGAGACGGGCGGGGTGTACGCCCTGAGATGCAGGCCTTGATCGTCGTAAAGGTACACTTGCACGGCTACCTCCAACGGAAGATGTATTGCACGGCGATGTTCACCGGGCGCGTCTCGTAGCGGGATATCTGGTTGCGGTGCCAGCCGGAGTTGGCTCCGGTCATGAACATGCCGCCTTCGGTCTGGGAGAGCAGGCCCGCCGTGCTCTGCACCGTGCCGCTGCCAGCGTAGGCCGTGCCGAATCCGCCGTTTTCAGACCCCACGCCGGTGCCCGGGTTGCCCACGAACAGACCGTGCACATGGTCCAGCGTGGCGCTGGTCTGCTTGGTGCCCACGCGGTCGCCGGTCACGCCGTCGCCCCGGTTTGTGCGGATGTCGGTGTCCAGGTCCACGCCTGCGCCGTCGTCCACGCCGCGCAGGAAAATGCCGTTCAGCTTCGGCGTGCCGAAGAGCGCCCCTTCCCCGCCGTAGGTGTAGCCCCACACGTCGAAGAGCAGGGGGTAGTCCAGCTTGGGCAGCTGGAGCCCCTGGGCCTTGAGCCAGTCGCCGCTTGCGGGCAGCTCGTCGGCGAACCAGGGAATCACCTCGCCCACCAGGCCGGAGCCGGAGAGGATGGCGAGGGCCTGGCGCAGCTGGTCATAGTCGCCCTTCACCAGCGTGATCCCGGCGGCGAGGATCACGCGGGCGATGTTCTCCTGAACGTCGTTCAGCCACTCAGGCGTTACCACCGTGGCCATCTGCGGGACGGTCGGGTCGCCCGCGCTGAAGAGGTTGTTCACGGCTCCCGGGCCGTCGATTCTGTGCATGGGTCATCCTCCGTAGGCGAAGTGGAATAAGGTGTGCGCCGGGACCGCCGCGCGGATGGCGCACTCCAGCAGCGCGTTGCTCCAACTGGCCAGGGGCTCCCCGGCGGCCGAGACGCCCGCGCGGAACAGCGCCGTGGGTTCGCCCCCGGCGTGGACCACCCAGACGTACTGCCAGGGCGCGCCCTGGCGCAGGGGCTCCCCGGCGCGGCTCCCGGCCGTGAAGAAGCCCTCGTAATTGGTGAGCCGGTCCCCGGCGGCGGAGTGCCCGGCCAGGAACTGGCCGAACTCCTGGATGGTGATGGTGTAGCCCAGCTGGGCGGCCAGCCAGACGTAGTAGTCGCGGTTGATGGCGGAGCGCTCCGCCAGGGCCACGGTCAAGAGCGCCAGACGCTCCTGGATGAGCAGGCCGGGCTGGCGGCAGTGGCCGGGCAGGCCGTAGCAGCGCTCGTAGTCCTCCAGCCACTCCAGGGATTGCAGGGGCGTGAGCCCGCGCAAGGGGTCCAGGGAGACGGCCAGGGCGCGGTCCAGGGCAGCGCCCTCGGCAGCCAGCTCCGCCTCGATGGGGCCGGTGAGGGCGTAGCTGGAGGGCAGCAGCTGGGCGAGCAGCTCGGCATGACCGGCCATCAAAGCGCCTCCACCTGCACCAGGCCCAGGCGCGGCCACTCCAGGCGCTCGCGGTCCACCACGGCCGCGAAGTTGGCCTGGGGCACGCGCACCACCCGGTCCAGCACGCCCGGCTGCCCGGAGACGACGGCCTCGATGCGTGAGCGGTAGACGGTCTGGCCGGGCGCGAGGGCCTTGAACTCGGCGGCCAGGGCTTCCTGGAGGCGCGCCGTGAGCAGAGCCAGGGTGGTCACGCTGGCGTCCAGGCGCACGGCCACGGAGACGAGTACGGCCACGGGCGTGGGGGCCAGCACCCAGGCGTCGCGGCAGGCGGCCGGGCGGGAGGCGTCCACGGCGGCCTGCGCGGCGGCCAGGGCCTCGGGAGACGGCGCGCCTTCCGGCCCCAGCACGGCCACATCCACGCTGCCCAGACCCCGGCGGTTGGGGAAGGTCCAGGCCCGGGAGATGCCGGGAACGGCCAGCGCCCAGCGGCGGTAGTCGTGGACGTTGCCGCCGCCGGGCGGGTGCTGGAGGTAGTCCAGGAGCCGGGCCAGCAGCTCGGCGTCCGTCTCGGCGTCCACGCCGCCGGAGAGCGTCAGGCTGGCCTGGGGCAGCACGCCCGCCGGGGCCTGGGAGAATAGCACCGGCTCCGCCACGAGCGCGGGCATGACGCCGGGCGCGGCGGCCAGGGCGGCCACGGTGGCCGTGCCGTCCTGACTGATGATGGCTTGGCCGGACGTTAGAAAGGTGAGCCCCGTGGCCACGTGCTTAACGGCCTCTCCCGAGGGGATGACCGATCCGGCCGCGCCCTGGATGACCAGCTGACCCGTGGCCGCGATGGCGGGCTTGCGGGTGATGCCGCGCAGGGCCGCGTGGCGATCCAGCCATTCGGGATCGGAGGTGTCCGGCAGCACCTGGCGGGCGATCCAGAGCTGATGGTGATAGAGGCCAACCACGGCGGAGGCCAGGGCCGTGGCGCGGATGTAGTGGTCCGAATCCGGGTCCGTTGCCGCGTCGGGCAGCAGGTTGAGGATGTCTCGCAGGTAGGCCTCGCGCACGGCCTCGAAGGTGGGGACGGTGTACATCAGGACACCCTCACCGGATGCTGGAAGGTGGCCTCGCGGCCCGTGGCGTCCTCCACGGTGATGAGCAGGAGGCAGCGGCCGTCGTGGGGCTGCTCCACCTCCACGGCGATGGAGCGGGCGCGACCGTCATCCAAAAGGGGGCGCAGGGCCTGCTCGGCATACTGCCGGGCCAGGACGCCGATGCGCGGGAGGTCCTTTGAGCGGGCCAGCTCGTGCAGGCGCGAGCCGATGGACGGATCGGCCCACCAGGAGCCCAGCGGCGTGGCAAGACGGATGTAGACGGCGTTGCCCAGATGGCTTATTCGGGCGGATAAGTACTCGCCGGTGTACGGATCAATGGCCTGGTCGATGCCCATGGCCGCCACTTTAGTGGCGGGCAGGGGAGGCGGGATAGGTGAAGGGGTTCAGTGGAGATGAAGGTTTGAGCAATAGTATCGAACAGGAGTCGTCCGTATGCGGTTGCTAATGAATGGAATCAATGGGCACTACCTTCAGTATATTATCGACAATGACCATGGAAAAACTGAAGAAGTCCTAGCAGCTGTCGCATATGCAACACAATCGTCACTCCTTTTTGACTGGTGCTGGAACAATAAAATACCGCTGACATTTTACGGAAGACTTGATGATGGCATAGCGGTTTCATCGTCAATACTTGACGGATTCATCAAGAGGCGTTCACAGAGATATATATGTCGCCTTGTTCAGCATCACCATGCAAAAGTAATATGGTGGAAAGGGTCTGGTCTGTACATCGGGTCGGCAAACCTATCTGGAAGTGCGTGGTATTCGAATGTTGAGACCGGCTGTTTTTTTGATGAAAGCGAGATTACCGACGAGATGGCTAATGACATCGACGATTTATTTCAGCTGCTCCAGGACAAATCAACTCCACTAACTGATGAGCTATTCAACGCAGTCAAAAAACGGGAACGCGCACTTCATTTATCCAAGCCCAATGCAGATGAATTCTGGGGATGTCCTGCCATTAAGAAGTGGTCCGGCTTAGTTCAGACTGCTCCTAAAAGTGCAAAGGCAAGGCAGCGCAGTAAATTTTTAGACGAGTGGCACTCTACACTTCAAGAATTGAGGGATATTGGAGATAGAATTAGCAAAGAGGGCAACCGTCCGGCCTGGGTGCATGAATCAACCCCACGAGGTGCTCAGGTTGATCAGTTTTTACACGCTCATTATTACAACAACACGTTCGATGGCCGAAATGCAAAATACAATGATTATTACATTAAAAACAAAGACAGAAAAGAGAATGCCCTCGATGAGGCTATCCACTGGTGGAGTCGGCTGCCTAACGCACCACACGGTGAAG
This is a stretch of genomic DNA from Fundidesulfovibrio magnetotacticus. It encodes these proteins:
- a CDS encoding phage tail protein; the encoded protein is MHRIDGPGAVNNLFSAGDPTVPQMATVVTPEWLNDVQENIARVILAAGITLVKGDYDQLRQALAILSGSGLVGEVIPWFADELPASGDWLKAQGLQLPKLDYPLLFDVWGYTYGGEGALFGTPKLNGIFLRGVDDGAGVDLDTDIRTNRGDGVTGDRVGTKQTSATLDHVHGLFVGNPGTGVGSENGGFGTAYAGSGTVQSTAGLLSQTEGGMFMTGANSGWHRNQISRYETRPVNIAVQYIFRWR
- a CDS encoding putative phage tail protein produces the protein MAGHAELLAQLLPSSYALTGPIEAELAAEGAALDRALAVSLDPLRGLTPLQSLEWLEDYERCYGLPGHCRQPGLLIQERLALLTVALAERSAINRDYYVWLAAQLGYTITIQEFGQFLAGHSAAGDRLTNYEGFFTAGSRAGEPLRQGAPWQYVWVVHAGGEPTALFRAGVSAAGEPLASWSNALLECAIRAAVPAHTLFHFAYGG
- a CDS encoding baseplate J/gp47 family protein, with protein sequence MYTVPTFEAVREAYLRDILNLLPDAATDPDSDHYIRATALASAVVGLYHHQLWIARQVLPDTSDPEWLDRHAALRGITRKPAIAATGQLVIQGAAGSVIPSGEAVKHVATGLTFLTSGQAIISQDGTATVAALAAAPGVMPALVAEPVLFSQAPAGVLPQASLTLSGGVDAETDAELLARLLDYLQHPPGGGNVHDYRRWALAVPGISRAWTFPNRRGLGSVDVAVLGPEGAPSPEALAAAQAAVDASRPAACRDAWVLAPTPVAVLVSVAVRLDASVTTLALLTARLQEALAAEFKALAPGQTVYRSRIEAVVSGQPGVLDRVVRVPQANFAAVVDRERLEWPRLGLVQVEAL
- a CDS encoding phage GP46 family protein; this encodes MGIDQAIDPYTGEYLSARISHLGNAVYIRLATPLGSWWADPSIGSRLHELARSKDLPRIGVLARQYAEQALRPLLDDGRARSIAVEVEQPHDGRCLLLITVEDATGREATFQHPVRVS
- a CDS encoding phospholipase D-like domain-containing protein, which gives rise to MNGINGHYLQYIIDNDHGKTEEVLAAVAYATQSSLLFDWCWNNKIPLTFYGRLDDGIAVSSSILDGFIKRRSQRYICRLVQHHHAKVIWWKGSGLYIGSANLSGSAWYSNVETGCFFDESEITDEMANDIDDLFQLLQDKSTPLTDELFNAVKKRERALHLSKPNADEFWGCPAIKKWSGLVQTAPKSAKARQRSKFLDEWHSTLQELRDIGDRISKEGNRPAWVHESTPRGAQVDQFLHAHYYNNTFDGRNAKYNDYYIKNKDRKENALDEAIHWWSRLPNAPHGEDVMLNDTGPALMSALSKESLASMTIESFAMICGGVHAIKDYARRVDNHKVGLPSGGQYTVQDKVDALSKMIWSDVSLGGYNVCQVIDHVLYGGSPDHLPERIWDAVTDPKWKIRGLAISSFGELVGWALPDRFPPRNGRTSKALKSLGYDVTIHAE